The genomic region GACCTTGCGGATGAACGTCGCCCGGCTCAGGTCGAGCCCCTCGGCGAGTTCGACGTACCTGCTGTCGATGCCGGTCAGCGAGGCGTACGTGTTGATGTACATGTTCACCGCGACGCCGAGCGCGATCACGGTGACCTTCATCTGCTCGCCGATGCCGAGCCAGAGGATCAGCAGCGGGAGCATGGCCAGGGAGGGGATGGCCCGCTTGATCTGGAGCGGACCGTCCAGCAGATACTCACCGCTGCGGCTCAGCCCCGCCGCCACGGCCAGGATCACACCGGCCGACACGCCGAAGAACAGGCCGAGACCGGCGCGCTGGAGCGAGATCAGGACGTTGTCCTGGAGGCGGCCGGTGCTGACCAGGTCCACCGCGGTGGCGAACACCGTGCCGGGCGAGGACAGGATCCGCGGATCGAGGTAGCCGGACGCCGAGGCCGCCCACCACGCGAGCACGAGCAGTGCCGGGCCGATCAGCCGTCCGAAGGGCAGGGCCCGGCCGGGGCCGAGACGCCGGCGGGTGCCCTTGGAGACGTGCGCCGTCCCTTCGGTTGCCGGTGGTACGGCAGGTTCCGCCGTCTCCGGGCCGGTCGTCCGCGCTTTCGCCAACAGGTCGGTCATGACCCCTCCCGGTACTCGGCGGTCACGGCCTCGGCCGCCAGCCCTTCGAATCGGCGGTCGAACAGTTCGGAGGCCTTCTGCTCCGGTACGAAGCCCCCCTCGGCCAGCAGATCGGCGGTCTTCTGCTCCCAGTCGACGGCCTCGTCCCAGCTGACCGGGAACTGCGGCTTCCGATAGGACTCGACGATGCGCCGGCCGTCCTCCTTCGACACGCCCTGGTCCTTGACGTAGTACGTGTCGATCCACTCGTCCTGGTTCTCCCAGGCCCATACCTCACCGCGCGCCCACAGCGGGACGAAACCGCGTACGGCCTTCGCCTTCTCGGGGTCGTTGAGGATTTCGTTCGGCACCCAGAGCACGGTCAGCAGGTCGACGACCTCCGTCCTCACCCCGCGGGCGCCGTCCTTGACGTACTGGTCGAGATACTTCGTCAGGGTCGGCTCGCCCAGCGGCGCCACGTCGACCTGCGCGGACTGCAGGGCGGTGAGGAACTGGGTGCTGGGCAGGTCGACCAGTTCGACGTCGGAGTTCTTCAGTCCCGCCTCCTCGATCGCTCGCAGGACGACGACACCCTGGGCCTGGCCCTGGGAGAACCCGATCTTCTTCCCCCGGAAGTCCTCGGCCCTCCTGATGGACGAGCCAGGAGCCGTCGCGAAGGTGTAGATCGGGTGCCGGCGGACCTGGACCGCGACGATTTTCGCCTGGACGCCGATGGCGTGGGCCTGGATCGGCGGAATTCCCGCATTGGTGGCCAGGTCGATCGATTTCGCACGGAATCCCTGAATGACA from Streptomyces sp. QL37 harbors:
- a CDS encoding ABC transporter permease, producing the protein MTDLLAKARTTGPETAEPAVPPATEGTAHVSKGTRRRLGPGRALPFGRLIGPALLVLAWWAASASGYLDPRILSSPGTVFATAVDLVSTGRLQDNVLISLQRAGLGLFFGVSAGVILAVAAGLSRSGEYLLDGPLQIKRAIPSLAMLPLLILWLGIGEQMKVTVIALGVAVNMYINTYASLTGIDSRYVELAEGLDLSRATFIRKVVVPGSLPGFFVGLRLGVTSSWLGLIVVEQINATSGIGYMMFQAQQYAQSDVIIVGLVAYGTFGFASDAAVRAVERKVLSWRRTLAG
- a CDS encoding ABC transporter substrate-binding protein, giving the protein MTRHDNRRALARRSFLALAGGTVLSLAACSPQVKSVADAEPAGALPSGDPASGTKLKIAARRTQLQLEPAGLAKELPFTVAEWPNLSAGPDVIQGFRAKSIDLATNAGIPPIQAHAIGVQAKIVAVQVRRHPIYTFATAPGSSIRRAEDFRGKKIGFSQGQAQGVVVLRAIEEAGLKNSDVELVDLPSTQFLTALQSAQVDVAPLGEPTLTKYLDQYVKDGARGVRTEVVDLLTVLWVPNEILNDPEKAKAVRGFVPLWARGEVWAWENQDEWIDTYYVKDQGVSKEDGRRIVESYRKPQFPVSWDEAVDWEQKTADLLAEGGFVPEQKASELFDRRFEGLAAEAVTAEYREGS